The segment tggatttgtgaaaggaaaatcatgtctgacgaatctcatagaattttttgaggatgtaactagtagagtggataggggagaaccagtggatgtggtatatttggattttcagaagacttttgacaaggtcccacacaggagattagtgtgcaaacttaaagcacgcggtattgggggtaaggtattggtgtgggtggagagttggttagcagacaggaagcaaagagtgagaataaacggcaccttttcagaatggcaggcggtgactagtggggtaccacaaggctcagtgctgggaccccagttgtttacaatatatattaatgacttggatgagggaattaaatgcagcatctccaagtttgcagatggcacgaagctgggtggcagtgttagctgtgaggaggatgctaagaggatgcagggtgacttggattggttgggtgagtgggcaaattcatggcagatgcaatttaatgtggataaatgtgaagttatccactttggtggcaataataggaaaacagattattatctgaatggtggccgattaggaaaaggagaggtgcaacgagacctgggtgtcattatacaccagtcattgaaagtgggcatgcaggtacagcaggcagtgaaaaaggcgaatagtatgctggcatttatagcgagaggattcgagtacaggagcagggaggtactactgcagttgtacaaggccttggtgagaccacacctggagtattgtgtgcagttttggttccctaatctgaggaaagacatccttgccatagagggagtacaaagaaggttcaccagattgattcctgggatggcaggactttcatatgaagaaagactggatgaactgggcttgtactcgttggaatttagaagattgaggggggatctgattgaaacgtataagatcctaaagggattggacaggccagatgcaggaagattgttcccgatgttggggaagtccagaacgaggggccacagtttgaggatagaggggaagccttttaggaccgagattaggaaaaacctcttcacacagagagtggtgaatctgtggaattctctgccacaggaaacagttgaggccatttcattggctatatttaaaagggagttagatatggcccttgtggctacgggggtcagggggtatggagggaaggcttgggcgtggttctgagttggatgatcagccatgatgataataaatggcggtgcaggctcgaagagccgaatggcctactcctgcacctattttctatgtttctatgtttaatttctaagttaaataaaagttcggcacagcattgtgggccgaagggcctgtattgtgttgtaggtgttctatgtttctatttatggGGAGACATTCAGTCAAAGATAAAACACAAGTTGGATTTTAAGAAATCCCACGATAAATTTAGTGAGGAggatgtggaattcactgccacaagaGTGGTTGCAGAGGAACAGCAGAGATTGTAAGCAATGGGGAAACTGGATAAACAATTGCGGGACCAGGGAGTTCAGGGCACTGTTGCCGGGTGTGTTGAGTAGGTGAGAGGAGGATTGTGAAGCAGGGAAATTGATATACgaagatggaccgaatggcctgtttatgatggagcaacacacataaaagttgcaggtgaacgcagaaggccaggcaacatctttaggaagaggtacagtcgacgtttcgggccgaggcccttcgtcaggactaactgaaggaagagctagtaagagatttgaaagtgggagggggagggggagaccggaaatgataggagaagataggagggggagggatggagccaagagctggacaggtcttggcaaaagggatatgagaagatcatagaacgagaggcctagggagaaagaaagggagagggagaaggagtatagagagagggacagagggagagaaagaaaagagataaaaagaatgtgtgtatatagataaataaataacggacggggtaCGAAGGCAcctccctcgttccatcacctccttccccttcctcccctttctagatctttctgtctctgtctctggagacaccTTATCTACTGATTTctattataagcctactgactctcacagctatctggactattcttcttctcaccctgtctcttgcaaaaatgccaacctcttctcgcaattcctccgtctccgctgcatctgctctcaggatgaggtttttcattccaggacgaaggagatgtcctcctttttcaaagaaagggacttcccttcctccaccatcaactctgctctcaaacgcagctcccccatttcacgcacatctgctctcactccatcctcccgccatcccactaggaatagggttcccctggtcttcacctaccaccccaccagcctccgggtccaacatattattctccgtaacttccgccatctccaactggatcccaccactaagcacatctttcccacccaccccgctctgctttccgcagggatcgctccccatGCGACCCCCTTGTCTATTCGCGCCCCCCCCCGCccagtccctccccaccgatctccctcccggcacttatccttgtaaatggaacaagttctacacatgcccttacattccctccctcactaccattcggggtcccagacattttaattccaggtcccattcgcattctgatatgtctatccacggcatcctctactgtaaagatgaagccacactcaggttggaggaacaacaccttatattccgtctgggtagcctccaacctgatggcatgaacaatgacttctctaacttccgctaatgccccacctccccctcgtaccccatccattatttatttatatacacacattctttttctctctcccttttttctccctctgtccctctctctatacTCCTTCCCCATTCTCTGGACTTATCCCCTCCCCCTtactttctccctcggcctcccgtcccatgatcctctcatatcccttttgccaatcacctgtccagctcttggctccatccctccccctcctgtcttctcctatcatttccgatctccccctccccctcccactttcaaatctcttactagcttttccttcagttagtcctgacgaacggtctcggcccgaaacttcgactgtacctcttcctagagatgctgcctggcctgctgcgtacaccagcaacttttatgtgttttgcttgaaattccagcatctgcagatttccactTGTTTGTGTTTATGATAGAGAATGGCATACAATCCCATGCGAAATTTATCCGAAAAAGTAAAGAAACAGTTAAGGTTTCCATAATCGGATGGAAACCGGATATAGAGGATAATTCTGATGTGTGGTAACATTCTTTGTTCTCACTCATTGACAAAGAAACCCTCACACCCACCGCACCAGacacactgacagtcagtgactggAACTGGGTGTCAATGGCAGTTTTAGAAGATCTTTAAAGTAGTAATTAAGGACACATTCAGCAGCTCTGTGCTGTGATCAGATTCAATAATTTCAGAGAAGATTGTATTCTGTCCTGGGATGTACAGAAGCCGTGGAAATCCAGTTTTGGGACAACAACAATCATGAATAGTGTATCGATTCTCTGGAGAAAAACAGTTTACAGCCATTTGTAAACGCCGTGTGTATGAGCAACGCatctgttttatatctgcattgtattctgtgttgcgtGTTTatgatgggaacttgtcacgtgAGTGGGGCGTGGTTAAAAGGAAGGGAATAAGCTACGTATTTGTACTTCGCTCTGGGTAATTTTGAGCTGGGGATAGAAATATTTCATATTTTTTGTTGACCACTCAGTTGCAGCTGACTTTATGACTAATTACCCTGAAATTTCATCGCTTAAAGAATATCTTTGCTGATAAAGGATCAAATATATATCTTCCACATTTTGGAACGTCGTTATTAGAATGATTGGAGGGCGCGTCATACAAGTATAACAATCTGTGCGAGGTCGCCAGCAGCGGCAATTGATTTGTTGGAATTGCCGCTGTGCTGTGTTTATTTCAAATATACCACTGTTTATTTAGTGCTCTTTGACAGAAACAAATTGAAGtataatcaacacacatcaaagttgctggtgaacgcagcaggccaggcagcatctctaggaagaggtacagtcgacgtttcagaccgagacccttcgtcaggactaactgaaggaagagttagtaagagattgtcaggactaactcttccttcagttagtcctgacgaagggtctcggcctgaaacgtcgactgtacctcttcctagagatgctgcctggtctgctgcgttcaccagcaactttgatgtgtattgcttgaatttccagcatctgcagaattcctgttgtttgctgttgTTTGAAATATAATCCCTCAGATTGAGaaatatcactgtctttttgatcCATCTGTTCCTTTAACTTCGTGATTTCCTTCTGAATTACCTTATATTCTCTTGAATCTCTCGAAGATTGTTCTCCATTTGATTTTGAATCCTCTCCTCTTCCTTCCTGAGATCCCTGAGTAAGCTCTGCTCTTTCTCAGTGAGAATCTGGCGCAGTTCAGCAAATTGGGATGTGATGTAGGTCTGAACGCTGTTGGACTGTTCCTTTCGAATGAAAGGTGAAGACTAATTTACTGTAGTACTGTGTTCTATTTCCTTATGACGTTAAGGTGACCATTCTGTCCATTAGAGTCCATGCTAGTTCTCAGAGCATTCACGTCAACACCATTCCATAACATATATTTAAGGTGACCATTTGGTCCATTAAAGTCCATGCTACTTCTGGGTAGAAACATAAGCTGATTTCCCTCTAACTCAGAGAGTGGGGAGTAGGGGGATGTGGAGAGTGGTGGGAGAGATACACGAGAATGCGATGGTGGCAGAGAaagaaggggatggaggggaagagagggttaATGTGGTTGTGCGCTGTTAAAGCTTTTTTGACTTTGACGATAGCCTGTATTTATCCAATTGAGTTGCAAGTCTGCAGAACTAAGATTTATTGTACTGACCACAACCCCTCAGTAGAGAGATAATACAGCGGTACAGATGAGATAAGTGTAGACGGGTGGGAAAAACCGTTCTGAACTAACACCTCAGTTCTGCTAAGGAGATACACACTTGTCTGCTACTGGATAGAAACACAGTCTGATTTCCCTTTAATTCAGAGGGTGCAGAGTggtgggagagatatggagagaaggtgagGGTGGCAGACAGAGAAGGGGAGCGAGGGGAATGAGGGGGTTACAAGAATTGTGTGCTGTTAAAGCTTTGTGACTTGCAAGTCTGCAGTACTAAGATTACTGTGCTCTCCATAACTCCTCAGCAGAGCGATAATACAGTCGAGATAAGTGTGGACGGGCGGGAAAGAACGTTCTGAACTAACTCCTCTGTTCTGATAAGGAACACACACACTTGTCTCCTACTGGATCCAAATAGAAGCTGATTTTCTTCAAACTCTAGAGTTCCAGAAATGTGAACTCTCAGTGGTCTCACggtaaaataaattattttccaCGATgactatgaggagaaattgagtcgcctgggactgtcctcgctggaattcagaagaatgagacgaGTTCTTATGGAAACGTAGAAAAATATGGAAGGGAGGGATAAGACTGAGGCAGtaaagttgcttccactggtagCTGAGACTGGAACAAGCGGACATAAGCTTCAAGATTCCAGGAGGtagatttaggactgagatgaggcgGAACAGCTTTTCCCAGGGATTAGTGAATTTATAAATTCTCTGCCAAATGAATCTGTAGAGACAACCTCAGCAAATATGTTtatgacaaggttggatagatttttcatAGTATGGGAATTAAAAGTTATGGTGAAAAGGGAGGTAGacggagatgagtccatggtcacatcagccatgatcttattgcgTGGCGGAGCAGggtcgatgggccagatgacctactcttgctcctatctCATGTTCTTATATCCCCGCCTAGATAGTCTAAGACAGCCCGAGTCCAGCCCGGATTCAGTATTCTCGATGAGGTTTTTACGTTAGCAGAGTCTATACTACAGATTCAAAGAGCTCAAACCCCAGCTTATAATGTCCAGGCAACCGAAGTCGAGGGACAGAAGTGGACCAGCCCCATGCCGGAGAATTGGCACGGACCCCCTCTGAAATTGGAGTTGATACGGGATGTAACCTAATCCCGTTAGGAAACAGCTTGGGACATATTTGTGAAAGTTCTAACCCTTTGCCAGGTGATGTTCAAATGTTATTGAAAGTGGCGTATAGAACCACGTGGCATGCAGTACAAAGCGCTTTTGAACTCCATGGACGAAGAGAGGGAGACTGGGCACGAACCAATAATGACATTAATAATGTTACCATGGAAACGTGGTTAAAGGGACTGTGCAAGGCTGCCACTGATGGGGAAGCCCGTCAGCATAATGATTTCCGAGAGATCAGCAGGTGCATACAAAAACTGGGAAAAATACAACTGACTTTATTTTCCGTTTCCGGGACACATGGGAGTCTTCTGTTGGAATAGACTTGCAGGACAGCTCTGTTGTCTAGGTACAGACACGCTTGAACTGCCCAGCGACGCTGATTATCTATGACACCTTCTTCTAACGTGTGAACCTCTGAAGAATTTACTTTTTACCACCCTGTATACTGTACTatctcagctgatttattataAAATAGTCCTTTCTGTACATAGAGCAGAAACTCGTTCTTTAACCGGACACATGTATTACTGTTCAGAGGGTCTAGCGGCAGAGGTGTCATTGAATAAAGAAATGCCAAACACAACCCCTCATGTCACAATCCGTCAGGTGGTCAGGATGTACAACCGCTCCTCTCTTCCCATCATCCTCAGCACAGTGTCCCCACGGCAGCGTGCTGAGACCATGCTGTACACTCTGGTCACACACGACTGCACCGTCAAACACCTGAGTGATCACATTGTCAAGTCCGCCAATGATACAACACTGGCGGAGCTCATCCCCAACAACtgtgagatggcctacagagaggaggcgaGAGAGTTCTTGGCCTGGTGGCTGGcaacgagactccaggagggtatgttgcctccctggtgcaagggtcaaggatgtctctgagcggctggagtgggagggtgaacagccagtggtcgtggtgcacataggtaccaacgatataggaaaaaaacgggatgaggtcctactaggtgaatttagggagttaggagataaactaaaaagtaggaccacaaaggtaataatctctggattactaccagtgccacgtgctagtcagagtagaaataggaggacaTTTCAGAGGAATATGTGGCTtgaaatggtgcaagggggagggattcacatttctggggcattggaaccagttctggaggaggtgggaccggttCAAACAGGATGgactgcacctgggctggactggaaccaatatcctagggggagcatttgccactgttgttcaggaggatttaaactaatgtggcagggggatgggaacaagtgcagagagacagaggggtgtaaaacgagggtagaagcaaaaagtagtaaggtgaaaagaaaAAGTGGCAGGCAAgcaaagccgggggggggggggaatgattcTGTTACGTAACGGGCCAcgatgaatatcaatcgagtcaggttatataaaaacaaccaaacatttattgaacacggataaacaattaaaaaaaaacgaaaaccttaaccggaagttaaccgctatgcggccgTTCAACAAACAGCCTctcggtactggttcttaaagcgataaatgcgaaaacagttcttaaagctgTAAAGTCAAatgcagttcttaaaatggtaaattcgaaagtccaacagatttatacattcaattgggagagacttctctggagaaggatttcttcatagacacaactttcctgctggttctgtccaaaggattcacgatgaaggaaataaattgcttaaaacaactgacctttatttctagagagcaaaccttgcatgaactaCACTAATCTTTCGGCAGGAGTTAttttcgatgcaggtcgctacttcttcaacgaagtctcaataaggtcgatcctttgttaaactcccgaacgataccaacttctcttaatccttcatatcctgcACTTCGAtgcagtcttcactctccaatactactgaaagggtacatcaacaaatcttgCAGAAATTGAGTaaactgccagtccagcactattgtaccttacaataaAACGtaaatctccattttaaaaatgaaactgcgtcataaagcaAATACGCAATGGAACGGAGACTCTgactaacgttctagctggaacaATAAACTGCGTCActggggtcttcccttttatacccgcggtgaacatgtcatcacgtcaCCTCACAATGGCGGGAAAATtccatcaggtgacctccaaaagaccattacatcattctcacaagaaagtcacaagatctcattgaggtatgtaacaataccaagataggtggatgggtgggtagtgctgagaaagcaatgcgattgcagcaggacttcgaTAAATTAGGAAAAAAAATGGTTCAGAAAAAAAGAAGGAAattgaatatagtgttgggaaaggtatgataatgcattttggtcaaAGGAATCATAGAATATTcggaagattgaggagggatcttattgaaccaTATAAAagcctaaagggattggacaggctagatgcaggaagattgttcccgatgttggggaggtccagaacgaggggtcacagtttgaggataaaggggaagccctttTGGACcgaaatgaggaaaaacttcttcacacagggagtggtgaatctgtggaattctctgccacaggaaacagttgaggcctgttcattggctatatttaagagggagtcagatatgcccccttgtgactaaagggatctgggggtatggagggaaggcaggtacatggttctgagttggatgatcagccatgatcatactggatggcgctgcaggctcgaagggccgaatggcctactcctgcacctattttctatgtttctatagtgcggactattacttaaatggagagaatgttcaaacatcagaggtgcagggggCTTAGGAGTTCTCCTGCAAGAGTCCCAGAAGGTTAtttcgcaggttgactctgtgataaagaaggcaaatgcaatgctagttTTTCtttgaaggggaatagaatatttagcaaggagataatgctgagcttttataagACAAAGTCAGGCGGTACTTGGAATTTTGCCAACGTTTTGGGACCCATATCTCAGGAAGGAAGcgggatctcatttaaacctaccgTGTGCTGAAAAGACTAGATTGGGTggttgtggagaggttgttttatgtggtgggggtatccagactagagggcagcctcaaaattgaggggagacatttggaacagaggtaagaagggaTATTATTAGCCAgtgagtagtgaatttgtggaatattCTGCCACAGGCTGCGGCTGAAGctgtctgtgggtatatttaaggaggaagttAATAATTTCCTGACCGATCAGTCCATAAAAGCAtaaggcgagaaggcaggtgtatgaggttcagtgggatccgggatcggccatgatgtaatggcggaacggagtcgatgggctgaacggccaaatttgctcttatgtcttatggttcttCCAAGATTCACCCTGAAACAACTTTTCCCGTCAGCACCGCCCCTTTGTTCACTGCGCGTAGACTTTAGGACCCGGGAGACTCAGGAAGCGTGGTCCCGCGACTGctgctgaatccgcagtgtttctgctGTGTTGACGGATGCAGTGAACGAGTTAAAGTTAATGGATTGATCATTCTCATCTCATATTTATTTCACTGTCTGTACATTTATATTTACAGGGACTTTACTCCTGATGCCGGTCCCGGGGACCGACCAGTTTACAGAGCCGGAGCGGGACCGGAGCAGATTCTCAACCACTGGTTTCCATCCCAGGTTGCGGAGAAAGGATAAAGTTTCTTCCtgaatttattcccagtgaaggtgtggagatgggacttgctctccgcgttgtaaaatgaaacCGTCCCGGACTcgtaactgagataaactccAACCCTGCGGGGGATGAGACAGGCAGCGATACAGGACCAGTTGGAGATTTCATCACTGATCACGACAGAATTCCTGTGCATCACGTCATGGGAGGTGAGTACACTGATCATGTCGTCAGCCCGCCTGGTGACCCAGAATCCGGTGCTCGGACTCGGACTGACCACtctcttcctctccacagactttGCGGCGACACCCAGATACCAGCCGCGATTCACCgccacctcccagtaatgtctcccggatgtgaatccctccgatcccTGCACACAAGCCCAGTTTGTGAATCTCCTCCCGGTGTCAGGGAGATCCCTCCGGTTCCTGGTCCAtctcacactcttccgatcctcagacacctcgagACACCGATTAGtcgtttccacatccagggtgacagagactgtgggggaggg is part of the Mobula birostris isolate sMobBir1 chromosome 4, sMobBir1.hap1, whole genome shotgun sequence genome and harbors:
- the LOC140196932 gene encoding E3 ubiquitin-protein ligase TRIM39-like isoform X2, with product MPVKEAVKIYKDQLKSSLDSLTKKKLEFKEKEQQQEEKISGVREEARRTRRINDYVQELTVTDAALEVEKFDHPYLLNTVLGETTDVINQVSVTLDVETTNRCLEVSEDRKSVRWTRNRRDLPDTGRRFTNWACVQGSEGFTSGRHYWEVAVNRGWYLGVAAKSVERKRVVSPSPSTGFWVTRRADDMISVLTSHDVMHRNSVVISDEISNWSCIAACLIPRRVGVYLSYESGTVSFYNAESKSHLHTFTGNKFRKKLYPFSATWDGNQWLRICSGPAPAL
- the LOC140196932 gene encoding zinc-binding protein A33-like isoform X1, which encodes MPVKEAVKIYKDQLKSSLDSLTKKKLEFKEKEQQQEEKISGVREQSLRLQSHITSQFAELRQILTEKEQSLLRDLRKEEEKILNQMENNLREIQENIRFIQDEISKLKEQMDQKDSVIFLNEEARRTRRINDYVQELTVTDAALEVEKFDHPYLLNTVLGETTDVINQVSVTLDVETTNRCLEVSEDRKSVRWTRNRRDLPDTGRRFTNWACVQGSEGFTSGRHYWEVAVNRGWYLGVAAKSVERKRVVSPSPSTGFWVTRRADDMISVLTSHDVMHRNSVVISDEISNWSCIAACLIPRRVGVYLSYESGTVSFYNAESKSHLHTFTGNKFRKKLYPFSATWDGNQWLRICSGPAPAL